CGGCAATACCAAAAATCATTAAATTCCTGTTTTTTATTAACACCTTTAGTATCTGTAGTTGAGATAGCTCTGGTACGGTACGGATGCAGCCATAACGGCCCCTGATCCTATACCGGCCAAAAGTCTAAATACCAGTCCCTGTTCATAAGAAGTAGTTAACCCCATAAGTCCTGTAAATAATCCCATAAGTAAAAATGAACTCAGTAAAACTTTTCGATAGCCGAACCGGTCAGTCAATAATCCACCAGGAATTTGCGTCAAAATGTACCCAGTATAAAAGGCGGTCATATAACTACCAGCCTGCTTCGCAGATAGCCCCAATTTCTTGGATGCTAGAGGCATAATCGGTGGCCAGGCTAGCCGATCTACGAAGGACAAGGTAAAAGCAAACCACACAATAAGGAATACGCCGATTTGAATAGAGTTTACTTCAAAGCCTCTAATTTTCATGATTCACCTCTTTTTCATTATTTCTTTAAGCTTGGTTCTCAAATGATGGCACCCTGTCAACACAATTCTTGTTGAATTGCAAGATAGCAAACATTCTCATTGCCAGCATAAAGCGCACCTGCAACCCCTGCTGCATGACCTGTCGCAAAGCCAACTCCCATGACTCTAATTGACACAAAAGCAATTGTATCGCTGGATATGATTCTGCCTGCAGCCCATAGGTTTCTGATATTTTTTATACTTTTAAAGCCCGTAATGGTATATCATAAAAAGACTTGTCTTTTACAGGATAATAAACGGTTGGAATACCAGGCAGCGGATGAGATTCACCGGGCCACCCGGCGCGAGCGATAACATCTGCTTGCCGCCGTCCTTCCACTAAGTCTTGAGCACTAAGTGTGTAATCTGATCCGAATTTAGGGAGTTACGACATTTGTTTGAATGCTTGTATAAATAACGGATTTAAGCCAAAAATTGTATTTGAAAGTTCTCAAATAAATACTATACTTGGGTTGGTAAGCGAAAATATGGGAGTTGCCATGTTAACCTCTAAAGTGGTTGGGTCTTTCCCAGATGTTGCGTTGGTCCGGCTAAACGAGACCATCAATAGAAACACGGCCCTTGTCTTACTTCATAAAACGCAAGCGTTAAG
The genomic region above belongs to Pelorhabdus rhamnosifermentans and contains:
- a CDS encoding LysR family transcriptional regulator substrate-binding protein, with protein sequence MCLNACINNGFKPKIVFESSQINTILGLVSENMGVAMLTSKVVGSFPDVALVRLNETINRNTALVLLHKTQALSSAKAFIKHTLEWKKAHKPGKL
- a CDS encoding MFS transporter, whose amino-acid sequence is MKIRGFEVNSIQIGVFLIVWFAFTLSFVDRLAWPPIMPLASKKLGLSAKQAGSYMTAFYTGYILTQIPGGLLTDRFGYRKVLLSSFLLMGLFTGLMGLTTSYEQGLVFRLLAGIGSGAVMAASVPYQSYLNYRY
- a CDS encoding FAD-dependent oxidoreductase → MTGFKSIKNIRNLWAAGRIISSDTIAFVSIRVMGVGFATGHAAGVAGALYAGNENVCYLAIQQELC